One Methanobacterium alcaliphilum genomic window carries:
- a CDS encoding alpha/beta fold hydrolase: MVEKSPFPEEWQTEYLSAYLKVMKLWGVEYQSYEVETSFGTTHLNLSGSDTKPPLILLHAAAVSSVEWYANAAVLSQHFNILAIDTMGDCGWSRPQKQIKSREQYNQWLLEIIDHFQLEKINIMGHSYGGWLALNFAMSNPERLDKLVLLAPAASITSFKLFMQIALRMPNLPIMPSTEKTLKMMAHRDYQPPNEFITFMDIVNKHCRPKMVFPTVYTDKELQSVTTPTLLLVGDEEKIYSPLKAVERARKNIPNLKSEIIMKAGHTLNMEQPDIVNSKVIQFLNK, from the coding sequence ATGGTTGAAAAAAGTCCATTTCCAGAAGAATGGCAAACAGAATATCTTTCTGCATACCTCAAGGTTATGAAACTTTGGGGGGTGGAATATCAATCATATGAAGTTGAAACCAGTTTTGGAACCACGCACCTGAACTTAAGTGGCTCTGATACTAAACCTCCTTTAATTCTCCTTCATGCAGCGGCAGTAAGCTCTGTTGAATGGTATGCAAATGCTGCTGTATTGAGCCAACATTTTAATATACTGGCTATTGACACTATGGGGGATTGTGGCTGGAGCAGACCGCAAAAACAAATTAAAAGCAGGGAACAATATAATCAATGGTTATTGGAGATAATTGATCATTTTCAACTGGAAAAAATTAATATCATGGGACATTCTTACGGTGGTTGGTTGGCTTTAAATTTTGCTATGTCCAATCCTGAAAGACTTGATAAATTGGTTCTTTTAGCCCCTGCAGCTTCTATCACTTCTTTTAAATTATTTATGCAGATAGCTTTAAGAATGCCAAATTTACCGATTATGCCCTCAACTGAAAAAACCCTGAAAATGATGGCCCACCGCGATTATCAGCCACCAAATGAATTTATAACATTTATGGATATTGTTAATAAACATTGCCGTCCTAAGATGGTTTTCCCAACCGTTTATACGGATAAAGAACTGCAGAGCGTAACCACACCCACATTACTACTGGTGGGTGATGAAGAAAAGATTTACTCTCCATTAAAAGCTGTTGAAAGAGCAAGAAAAAATATTCCTAATCTCAAATCAGAGATAATTATGAAAGCGGGCCACACTTTGAATATGGAACAACCGGATATAGTGAATTCAAAGGTAATTCAATTTTTAAATAAATAA
- a CDS encoding glutamine synthetase family protein has product MGSSKLNFQEDLDFIRILWCDNANIIRAKAIHINKKVNFPLRVGISSAQQGVPVMYDGVVPDAGLSPVGEIQLEGDISTLSELPYAPQQGRMMGNMMLKGEMWDYCPRGYLKKMIEKTKEIGIQIKGSFENEFYLFTGSKVEINELLCVDKTPFASTQSMDINQDFVMELVKSLESQGITVEQYYPEAGPGQQEITIKYSDAMRTADNQIVFRETTKAVARKHDKTASFLPKIFPDKSGSGCHLHLSLWENGENILGSSEDSYGLSLKGKHFIAGILKHLPAIMALTTPTCNSYRRIQPHSWSGAYQCWGMDNREAAIRVISERKGAVQHFEVKTIDASSNPYLCMGAVIAAGTDGIINQTKLPEPIQEDPGDLSSGDLKTQNVAALPSDLKQAIINLENDQIILDSMGSRLSKAYIAVKKAELEFFKDLSMDEEVGFLLEKF; this is encoded by the coding sequence ATGGGTTCATCTAAACTAAACTTTCAAGAGGATTTAGATTTTATACGGATATTATGGTGTGATAATGCTAATATAATCCGTGCCAAAGCAATACATATTAACAAAAAAGTTAATTTTCCATTAAGAGTCGGTATAAGCTCAGCACAACAGGGAGTTCCAGTTATGTATGATGGAGTAGTCCCGGACGCCGGTTTATCACCTGTGGGTGAAATTCAACTTGAAGGAGATATTTCTACGCTGAGCGAACTCCCATACGCACCCCAACAAGGTAGGATGATGGGGAATATGATGTTAAAAGGTGAAATGTGGGATTATTGTCCTCGTGGATATTTAAAGAAGATGATAGAGAAAACAAAAGAGATAGGTATCCAAATAAAAGGATCATTTGAAAACGAGTTTTATCTTTTTACAGGTTCTAAAGTAGAAATAAATGAATTGTTATGTGTGGATAAAACTCCTTTTGCATCAACACAGTCAATGGATATAAATCAGGACTTTGTAATGGAATTAGTCAAATCTCTAGAATCTCAGGGTATTACTGTGGAACAATACTATCCTGAAGCCGGTCCCGGGCAGCAGGAGATAACAATAAAATATTCAGATGCAATGCGGACAGCTGATAATCAGATTGTTTTCAGAGAAACCACAAAGGCCGTGGCCAGAAAACATGATAAAACAGCTTCATTTTTGCCAAAAATATTTCCAGATAAATCAGGTAGTGGCTGTCACCTCCATTTAAGTCTCTGGGAAAATGGGGAAAACATTTTAGGCAGTAGTGAGGATAGTTATGGGCTTTCCCTCAAAGGTAAGCATTTCATTGCAGGAATTTTGAAACACTTACCGGCAATTATGGCGTTAACCACACCCACGTGTAATTCATACAGGCGTATACAGCCCCACAGCTGGAGTGGAGCATATCAGTGCTGGGGAATGGATAATCGTGAGGCCGCGATAAGAGTCATATCTGAAAGAAAAGGAGCAGTTCAACACTTTGAAGTGAAAACTATTGACGCCAGTTCAAATCCCTACCTTTGCATGGGTGCGGTGATAGCTGCAGGAACTGACGGCATAATAAACCAGACGAAGCTACCTGAACCCATCCAGGAAGACCCGGGAGATCTTTCATCAGGTGATTTGAAGACTCAAAATGTTGCAGCATTGCCCTCCGATTTAAAACAAGCCATTATAAATCTTGAAAATGACCAAATCATACTTGATTCTATGGGAAGCCGACTTTCCAAGGCATATATTGCAGTAAAAAAAGCGGAACTGGAATTCTTCAAGGATTTGAGTATGGATGAAGAAGTGGGTTTTCTTCTAGAAAAGTTCTAA
- a CDS encoding tetratricopeptide repeat protein → MKEPHSKENLDETINWIKRGNDFFIKGEYKEALFAYDRALELDPENSKIWDNRGVVLADLGWHNEAIESFEIALDLEPDNSKAWSDMGVSLAASGRFDEAVNCFNHAIDLNPKDDEAWNNRGTALFSMAQYEEALNNFNQALKINPNNSGAWAGKGSSLRFLNRYQEAIEALEKFMENAPPELAHTREEAWAMLLDIKLILKREDQTKE, encoded by the coding sequence ATGAAGGAGCCCCATTCTAAAGAAAATCTCGATGAGACAATTAACTGGATTAAAAGAGGAAATGATTTTTTTATAAAGGGGGAATATAAAGAAGCCCTTTTTGCATATGATCGCGCTTTAGAATTGGATCCGGAGAATAGTAAGATTTGGGACAATAGGGGTGTTGTTTTAGCTGATCTTGGATGGCATAATGAGGCAATAGAGTCTTTTGAGATAGCACTTGATTTGGAACCAGATAATTCAAAAGCATGGTCTGATATGGGGGTGTCTTTGGCTGCATCTGGCAGATTTGACGAAGCTGTCAACTGCTTTAACCATGCTATTGATTTAAACCCCAAAGATGATGAAGCATGGAATAATCGGGGAACTGCATTATTCAGTATGGCACAATATGAAGAGGCATTAAATAACTTTAACCAGGCCCTAAAAATTAACCCTAATAATTCGGGAGCTTGGGCTGGTAAAGGATCATCTTTACGCTTTTTAAATAGATATCAAGAAGCCATTGAAGCACTTGAAAAATTTATGGAGAATGCTCCCCCAGAATTGGCTCATACTCGCGAAGAAGCATGGGCAATGCTTTTAGATATAAAATTAATTTTAAAAAGAGAAGATCAGACAAAGGAATAG
- a CDS encoding class I SAM-dependent methyltransferase, protein MQSCKDFTLDYSQTKGKRYLKADLLDLPFSKDSFDIVLCAHLLFIYDHRLDWEFHRNVVEEMIRVAKDEVRIYPLVKHKGEKSAFVEKIINAFSSKHQINVVKVDYQFRKGGDEMMQIIKNV, encoded by the coding sequence ATACAGTCTTGTAAAGATTTTACTCTCGATTATTCTCAAACAAAAGGAAAAAGATATTTAAAAGCTGATTTATTGGATTTGCCTTTTTCAAAAGATAGTTTTGATATAGTGTTGTGTGCCCACCTATTATTTATTTATGACCATAGGTTGGACTGGGAATTCCATAGAAATGTGGTGGAAGAAATGATTAGGGTAGCAAAGGATGAGGTTCGAATTTATCCTCTGGTAAAACATAAAGGTGAGAAATCTGCTTTTGTTGAAAAAATAATTAATGCATTTTCTAGTAAGCACCAAATAAATGTGGTCAAAGTGGATTATCAATTCCGCAAAGGTGGGGATGAAATGATGCAGATAATAAAAAATGTATGA
- a CDS encoding TMEM175 family protein, whose amino-acid sequence MNNQNGEKYFDEYPLKIKIRDKNRLETFIDGVFAIAITLLGLEFVTPVVYHSDQALIGFFSNLHPLFLGYFLSFLLLGILLNIHHRQFRYMRCADTTNWWINIILLSFIVLVPFATSIWTDYPETRVAVLFFQINMLIASLMLLINWEYVKRRPKLLFKNVSPQDIKIISYRNLAVPVASLIAIFLAFINPFFSNLAYGFIIIIFFLANRHQRVLIKKVDKNRGNG is encoded by the coding sequence ATGAATAATCAAAATGGGGAAAAATATTTTGATGAATATCCTCTAAAAATTAAGATAAGGGATAAAAACAGGCTTGAAACGTTTATTGATGGAGTATTTGCCATCGCAATTACCCTTCTAGGATTGGAATTTGTTACTCCTGTTGTTTATCACTCTGATCAAGCATTGATTGGATTTTTTAGTAATTTACATCCTTTATTTTTAGGATATTTTCTGTCTTTTCTCCTTTTAGGTATTTTACTGAATATACATCACAGGCAGTTTCGCTATATGCGGTGTGCAGATACCACTAACTGGTGGATAAATATAATTCTTTTATCATTCATTGTTTTGGTTCCATTTGCTACATCAATCTGGACGGACTATCCCGAAACTAGAGTGGCTGTTTTGTTTTTCCAGATAAACATGTTGATTGCCAGCTTGATGCTACTAATTAACTGGGAATATGTTAAAAGACGTCCGAAACTTCTATTTAAGAATGTAAGTCCGCAGGATATTAAAATAATTAGTTATCGTAACTTAGCAGTCCCAGTTGCTTCTTTAATTGCCATATTTTTGGCATTTATAAACCCATTTTTCAGCAATCTAGCTTATGGGTTTATTATTATAATTTTCTTTTTAGCTAACCGCCACCAGCGGGTTTTAATTAAAAAAGTTGATAAAAATCGCGGTAATGGTTAA